The Rhizobium sp. BG4 genome has a window encoding:
- a CDS encoding carboxymuconolactone decarboxylase family protein, with translation MSRMNWSEVAPEGAKALFGVHHYVTAKTNLPAELIHLVFLRVSQINGCAHCIDMHSRDLRKTMSIDKITLVAVWDEVPHLFSDKERAALAWAEEVTNVSQTHASDEAYAAAAAAFDPKDLVDLTIAIAAMNAFNRLGAPFRLPVAAKA, from the coding sequence GCCAAGGCGCTCTTCGGTGTCCACCACTATGTCACGGCCAAGACAAACCTGCCGGCAGAGCTGATCCACCTCGTCTTTCTGCGCGTGTCCCAGATCAACGGCTGCGCCCACTGCATAGACATGCACAGCCGCGATCTGCGCAAGACGATGTCCATCGACAAGATCACGCTGGTTGCCGTGTGGGACGAGGTGCCTCACCTGTTCAGCGACAAGGAACGCGCCGCTCTCGCCTGGGCAGAGGAAGTGACAAATGTCAGCCAGACCCATGCGTCGGACGAGGCCTATGCTGCCGCTGCGGCCGCCTTCGACCCGAAGGACCTCGTCGATCTGACGATCGCGATCGCCGCTATGAACGCCTTCAACCGCCTCGGCGCGCCGTTTCGCCTTCCGGTGGCGGCAAAGGCCTGA
- a CDS encoding SDR family NAD(P)-dependent oxidoreductase: MTSSIPFGFSSTAADVLEGVELAGRNVIVTGGAAGIGMETSRALAAAGAAVTIAARRPDEAERAVAEMRQAMPAARLSVRRLDLSDLSSVQEFAESWDEPLHVLINNAGVMAIPELQRSAEGREMQFATNYLGHFALTLGLRKHLASANGARVVSVASTGNLFAPVFWDDPDFRFIPYDPLLAYGQSKTACILMSVGIRQAWACDGITSNALNPGAIATGLQKHTGGLRTPEHLRKTIEQGASTTVLLAASPLVEGISGKYFDDCQEAPVVDERGALPFKGVARYAVDAQNAFRLWEMATRMVSSPL, translated from the coding sequence ATGACTTCATCCATCCCATTTGGGTTCTCGTCGACCGCCGCTGACGTTCTGGAAGGCGTCGAGCTTGCCGGACGAAATGTCATCGTCACCGGGGGCGCCGCGGGCATCGGGATGGAGACGAGCCGCGCACTCGCGGCGGCAGGCGCGGCTGTAACAATCGCGGCGCGCCGCCCGGACGAGGCCGAGAGAGCTGTCGCCGAGATGAGGCAGGCAATGCCCGCCGCTCGGCTAAGCGTTCGTCGCCTCGACCTCTCCGATCTGTCCTCCGTGCAGGAATTTGCCGAGTCCTGGGACGAACCCCTTCACGTCCTCATCAACAACGCGGGCGTGATGGCCATTCCCGAACTGCAGAGGAGTGCGGAAGGGAGGGAGATGCAGTTCGCCACGAACTATCTGGGGCATTTCGCGTTGACGCTTGGCCTGCGAAAGCATCTGGCCAGCGCGAACGGCGCCCGCGTCGTTTCCGTCGCCTCGACGGGTAACCTGTTTGCACCGGTATTCTGGGATGATCCAGACTTCCGCTTCATTCCCTACGATCCGCTGCTTGCCTACGGGCAGTCGAAGACGGCCTGCATTCTGATGTCCGTTGGTATCAGGCAGGCGTGGGCATGCGACGGAATCACGTCGAACGCCCTCAACCCCGGAGCGATCGCTACCGGCCTCCAGAAGCACACTGGCGGCCTTCGCACACCCGAGCATCTGCGCAAGACGATAGAGCAGGGGGCATCCACGACGGTGTTGCTTGCGGCGTCGCCGCTTGTGGAGGGAATTTCCGGCAAATATTTCGATGACTGCCAGGAAGCCCCTGTCGTCGACGAGCGCGGAGCCTTGCCGTTCAAGGGAGTAGCAAGATACGCGGTTGATGCACAGAACGCTTTCCGTCTTTGGGAGATGGCGACGCGGATGGTCTCGTCGCCGCTGTAG
- a CDS encoding LysR family transcriptional regulator, protein MAEVTRNDEIIRTVGSLPPGELAAFLAVSEHGGFRAASRRLGQTPSALSHAVAGLERRLKVKLFHRSTRNVSLTEPGRRLAQRLMPALSEIGLAVEELHEQSTSLSGLIRINCDANAAEQVLMPLLTRFMKLQPTMRFEIRSEGRLVDIAEGGYDCGVRAAELVPDEMVAVAIGPDQQHIVVASPAYLGGAPAIKIPSDLSLHQCVQLRMANGSIYRWEFQRRGEDVVVTTPGNLVVDQSRLLLAAALDGIGLAYVTRWMAADALANGKLQQVLDDWTPPYPGLCLYYPRHRHLGSGMRAFLNFLKAEGSLRAAP, encoded by the coding sequence ATGGCAGAGGTTACACGCAATGATGAGATAATTCGTACAGTCGGCTCGCTCCCGCCCGGCGAGCTCGCGGCCTTTCTTGCCGTTTCCGAGCACGGCGGCTTTCGTGCCGCCTCGCGAAGGCTCGGCCAGACGCCGTCGGCGCTGAGCCACGCGGTCGCCGGACTGGAGAGGCGTCTCAAGGTGAAGCTTTTTCACCGTTCGACCCGGAACGTATCGCTGACGGAACCGGGGCGGAGACTTGCGCAACGGCTTATGCCGGCGCTTTCGGAAATTGGCCTCGCGGTCGAGGAGCTGCACGAACAGAGCACCTCGTTGTCCGGGCTGATACGGATCAACTGCGACGCCAATGCCGCCGAGCAGGTCCTGATGCCACTTCTGACCCGCTTCATGAAGCTCCAGCCCACCATGCGCTTCGAAATCCGCTCCGAGGGGAGACTGGTCGATATCGCCGAAGGAGGATACGACTGTGGGGTCCGGGCGGCCGAACTTGTACCCGACGAGATGGTCGCGGTCGCTATCGGTCCAGACCAGCAGCACATCGTCGTGGCGTCGCCTGCCTATCTTGGTGGCGCGCCCGCCATCAAGATACCGTCGGACCTTTCGCTGCACCAGTGCGTCCAGCTTCGTATGGCGAACGGGTCGATCTATCGCTGGGAGTTCCAGCGCCGCGGCGAGGACGTCGTCGTGACAACGCCCGGCAATCTCGTCGTCGACCAGTCCAGACTTCTTTTGGCAGCGGCGTTGGACGGTATCGGTCTTGCATATGTGACGCGATGGATGGCGGCCGACGCTCTCGCCAACGGCAAGCTGCAGCAGGTGCTGGACGATTGGACACCGCCCTACCCGGGCCTTTGTCTCTACTACCCGCGGCACCGCCATCTCGGCTCGGGCATGCGCGCCTTCCTTAATTTCCTGAAGGCCGAAGGATCGTTACGAGCTGCGCCTTGA
- a CDS encoding PAS domain-containing protein, whose amino-acid sequence MAKRLTRNFTLTPELEGFISECLSSGDYSNASEVVQSGLRLLRDGLRPAATVASAWPIGGGVCGKIIREIDWSATALGPMSGWSVELRTTIANIVNSPVAKVLMWGPGHVMVYNDTYAKIAGDKHPGALGSNVAEVWPEIWDWNRDMLEAGLGGELRSYHDQSMTLIRDGRPEEFIFDLFYTPVYEADGKIGGVMCTVVDNSDRVAMEKRMKDSEGKLRRVTDAVPMLISYVDRQHIYRFANHAYETWFGMKPDDMIGRHIGAVIGQGPYENRRPDIDRALAGEVVTGEADMPVNGGAPRRLEIRYVPHVEADGSVPGVYILGIDIEDRAVREAELEMSNSRFRTAMNAVHGVLWTNSADGRMVGEQPGWAALTGQTFAQYQGFGWAQAVHPDDMDASVATWNAAVEAKSMYVHEHRVRRHDGAWRQFAIRALPIISSNGDIVEWVGVHTDITHQRAAEATLRDQADVLARQVRHRERAEEQLKQLNENLEARVISEVAERRQAEVKLAQAQKMETVGKLTGGVAHDFNNLLQVVSGNLQLLSKEVTGNQRAESKIANAMAGVSRGSKLASQLLAFGRRQALEPKVVNISRFVRDMDDMIRRAIGEAIEVETVVGGGLWNTFIDPTQIENALLNLAINARDAMEGRGKLTIELSNAHLDDAYARSHDEVTPGQYVMMAVTDTGSGMPPEIIEKVFEPFFSTKAEGKGSGLGLSMVYGFVKQSGGHVKIYSEVGHGTTIKLYLPRAMEAEDVEVAVDNGPIVGGTETVLVVEDDAQVRETVIAMLTDLGYRTLKAVDASSALTVIDSGIPIDILFTDVVMPGTLKSPELARKAKERLPNIAVLFTSGYTENSIVHGGKLDAGVELLSKPYTREALARKFRHVLANQAQRKDQKSTGLPPEPLPQLDTPVTSAKSAAAVTAEHVARITVLLVEDDALIRINTAEMLQDAGLIVVEAGSAEEAEAALQTMKVDILMTDLNLPGASGLELAAEARALNPSTTIVFATGDPTAVRGETGAIVLAKPYDAAKLAEALATTGAYRFAEGNPARSGAVEEDKV is encoded by the coding sequence ATGGCCAAACGTCTCACACGCAATTTCACGTTGACCCCCGAACTCGAGGGGTTCATCTCCGAATGTTTGTCGTCCGGCGACTACAGTAACGCCAGTGAGGTTGTCCAGTCGGGGCTACGATTGCTTCGCGATGGACTGAGACCGGCGGCAACAGTCGCATCAGCGTGGCCGATCGGAGGCGGGGTCTGCGGAAAAATCATTCGGGAGATAGACTGGTCTGCGACTGCCCTTGGACCGATGAGCGGTTGGTCTGTCGAACTCCGCACGACTATCGCCAACATTGTGAACTCTCCGGTCGCGAAAGTGCTGATGTGGGGACCGGGCCATGTGATGGTCTATAACGACACTTACGCGAAGATCGCAGGCGATAAACATCCAGGCGCTCTCGGCAGCAACGTCGCGGAAGTCTGGCCTGAGATCTGGGACTGGAACCGCGACATGCTTGAGGCCGGCCTTGGCGGGGAGCTTCGTTCCTATCACGATCAAAGCATGACGCTCATCCGAGATGGGCGGCCTGAGGAATTTATCTTCGATCTCTTTTATACGCCGGTATATGAGGCTGATGGCAAAATCGGCGGCGTGATGTGCACGGTCGTCGACAACAGTGACCGCGTCGCGATGGAAAAGCGCATGAAGGACAGCGAAGGTAAACTCCGCCGCGTGACCGATGCTGTGCCGATGCTGATATCGTATGTGGACCGTCAGCACATTTATCGCTTCGCCAATCATGCCTACGAGACGTGGTTCGGGATGAAGCCTGATGACATGATCGGTAGACACATCGGCGCAGTGATTGGCCAGGGGCCGTACGAAAACCGGCGGCCTGACATTGATCGCGCATTGGCTGGTGAAGTCGTGACAGGCGAGGCCGACATGCCGGTCAACGGCGGCGCGCCGCGTCGTCTCGAGATCCGTTACGTACCCCATGTCGAGGCCGACGGGTCAGTACCGGGCGTCTACATCCTTGGCATCGATATCGAAGATCGTGCTGTGCGCGAAGCCGAGCTGGAAATGAGCAATAGCCGCTTTCGCACGGCTATGAACGCGGTGCATGGTGTCCTCTGGACCAATAGTGCCGATGGTAGAATGGTCGGAGAACAACCGGGGTGGGCAGCACTCACCGGTCAGACTTTTGCTCAATATCAAGGTTTCGGTTGGGCGCAAGCGGTGCATCCGGATGACATGGATGCCTCAGTCGCGACCTGGAACGCGGCTGTCGAAGCCAAATCCATGTATGTGCATGAGCACCGCGTCCGCCGACACGATGGCGCCTGGCGCCAGTTCGCCATCCGGGCCTTGCCGATCATCAGTTCAAATGGCGATATCGTCGAATGGGTGGGCGTACATACCGATATCACCCATCAGCGCGCGGCGGAGGCCACTTTGCGCGATCAGGCGGACGTGCTTGCTCGCCAGGTCCGTCACCGAGAACGGGCCGAAGAGCAGCTCAAGCAGCTGAATGAAAATCTTGAGGCGCGGGTTATCTCCGAAGTCGCCGAGCGCCGTCAGGCCGAAGTAAAGCTGGCGCAGGCCCAGAAGATGGAAACAGTCGGGAAACTGACCGGCGGCGTCGCGCATGACTTTAACAACCTGTTGCAGGTCGTGAGCGGCAATCTGCAACTCCTCTCGAAGGAGGTCACCGGCAACCAACGCGCCGAGTCGAAGATCGCAAACGCCATGGCGGGCGTATCGCGTGGCTCCAAGCTGGCAAGCCAGCTCCTAGCCTTTGGGCGCCGTCAGGCGCTAGAGCCTAAGGTGGTCAACATCAGCCGGTTCGTCCGCGACATGGATGATATGATCCGACGCGCAATCGGCGAAGCCATTGAGGTTGAGACGGTTGTTGGAGGAGGGCTTTGGAATACCTTCATCGACCCGACGCAGATCGAAAATGCTCTCCTTAATCTCGCGATCAACGCACGCGATGCCATGGAAGGACGGGGTAAACTCACCATCGAGCTGTCGAATGCGCATCTTGACGATGCCTATGCGCGCTCGCATGACGAGGTCACCCCCGGTCAATATGTAATGATGGCGGTGACCGATACTGGGTCGGGCATGCCGCCTGAGATCATCGAGAAGGTGTTTGAGCCGTTTTTCTCGACGAAGGCAGAGGGCAAAGGCTCCGGTCTCGGCCTGTCGATGGTCTACGGCTTTGTCAAGCAGTCGGGCGGGCATGTCAAAATCTACTCGGAAGTTGGTCACGGCACGACGATCAAGCTTTATTTGCCGCGCGCGATGGAGGCGGAAGATGTCGAAGTCGCCGTCGATAATGGGCCGATCGTCGGGGGCACGGAAACTGTCCTTGTCGTCGAGGATGACGCGCAGGTCCGCGAGACTGTCATCGCGATGCTGACCGACCTCGGATATCGCACGCTGAAGGCGGTTGATGCATCGAGCGCGCTGACGGTGATCGATAGCGGCATTCCGATCGATATTCTTTTCACTGACGTCGTGATGCCAGGCACGCTCAAAAGCCCCGAACTCGCCCGCAAGGCGAAAGAACGACTGCCGAATATCGCTGTCTTGTTTACGTCTGGCTACACCGAAAACTCGATTGTTCACGGCGGTAAGCTCGATGCAGGGGTCGAGCTGTTGTCGAAGCCCTATACCCGTGAGGCGCTTGCGCGGAAATTCCGGCATGTTTTGGCCAATCAAGCTCAGCGTAAAGATCAAAAGTCAACGGGACTTCCGCCGGAGCCCCTGCCACAACTGGACACGCCGGTGACGTCCGCCAAGAGCGCAGCGGCGGTGACTGCGGAACACGTCGCACGCATAACTGTATTGCTGGTCGAGGACGATGCGCTCATCCGCATCAATACGGCCGAGATGCTGCAGGATGCCGGATTGATTGTCGTCGAGGCGGGAAGTGCTGAGGAAGCCGAAGCGGCTCTGCAGACGATGAAAGTCGATATCCTCATGACCGACCTCAATCTACCAGGCGCATCGGGATTAGAGCTGGCGGCTGAGGCCAGGGCTCTGAACCCGTCAACGACGATCGTATTCGCCACCGGGGATCCGACGGCTGTGCGCGGTGAGACAGGTGCCATCGTTTTGGCAAAACCCTATGACGCCGCGAAACTCGCTGAGGCCTTAGCCACTACAGGGGCATATCGTTTCGCAGAAGGAAATCCGGCGCGCAGCGGCGCCGTCGAAGAGGACAAAGTTTAG
- a CDS encoding EAL domain-containing protein, producing the protein MPTHCDGCRDGAAFEVPFSMAFQPIVNIRTGAVFAHEALVRGPNGEGAGSILSQIKDSNRYAFDQQCRVKAIELASGLYDPADDVKLSINFMPNAVYEPRACIRLTLATAMKTGFPLDRIIFEFTENEQLDTKHVLHILRTYRDMGFKTAIDDFGAGHSGLGLLTHFQPDIVKLDMDLIRGIDVDPVRRKIVKHTLDMLEGLAIVPLCEGVETVDELATLKDLGVSLIQGYVLAKASFETLTVPAAPGDQVLAVA; encoded by the coding sequence ATGCCAACGCACTGTGATGGCTGCCGCGATGGCGCTGCTTTCGAGGTTCCTTTCTCGATGGCGTTTCAGCCTATCGTGAATATCAGGACTGGCGCTGTTTTTGCGCACGAGGCCTTGGTGCGGGGTCCGAATGGCGAGGGGGCTGGTTCGATTCTCAGCCAGATCAAGGATAGCAATCGTTATGCTTTCGACCAGCAATGTCGGGTCAAGGCGATCGAATTGGCTTCGGGCCTTTACGATCCGGCTGATGACGTGAAGCTTTCAATTAATTTTATGCCGAACGCCGTTTATGAACCGCGGGCTTGTATTCGACTTACACTGGCCACCGCGATGAAGACGGGCTTTCCTCTCGATCGTATTATTTTCGAATTTACCGAGAACGAGCAACTCGATACCAAACACGTCCTTCATATCCTTCGCACCTACAGAGACATGGGATTTAAAACCGCGATCGATGATTTCGGGGCGGGTCATTCGGGTCTTGGGCTTTTAACCCATTTCCAGCCTGACATCGTGAAGCTGGATATGGATCTGATCCGTGGGATCGATGTCGATCCGGTGAGACGCAAAATTGTAAAACACACGCTCGATATGCTCGAGGGTCTGGCAATTGTCCCTCTGTGCGAGGGGGTCGAAACGGTCGATGAGCTGGCGACGCTGAAAGATCTCGGCGTATCGCTCATTCAGGGCTATGTACTGGCAAAAGCGAGCTTTGAAACCCTGACAGTGCCTGCAGCCCCTGGCGACCAGGTCTTAGCCGTAGCTTAG
- a CDS encoding helix-turn-helix transcriptional regulator → MSENPEPPKINKGSLQELIGGLSDGIILLEEGGRIAWANAAAFAMHRVSSIEELGGDAAGYRRTFTLRYRNNHLLEAGQYPIERLLAGETIDDVTVEISPAADLDLVWVHTVRTMFITDAGDKPDALALIVKDETSRFEAEERFERSFNANPAPGLICRLDDQRFIRVNEGFLEMTGFTKDDVIGRTVEAIGLFSNCETADDALSKLNDGRVIRHREALVPLPGGGDRLVIVAGEPISVVEEPCMLFTFADLDARRKAQNALRQSEERFSKSFRLSPAPAAISRLDDFVFTEANDAFLQISGYQLTEVVGRTAGELHLWQDIAARRALEQKLRDNIFVREEPMRLKQRDGDLADCLVSAERVEINDEQCVVWALQDVTERRRSEAQLVEAIESVMADTSWFSRSIVERLATLKQGSAAPTTELLELSERERQILGLICNGQSDAEMGETLHLSKNTIRNHVASLYAKIGVNRRAAAVIWARERGFTAPDQKHRVQPGRKPRKK, encoded by the coding sequence ATGAGCGAAAATCCTGAGCCGCCGAAGATCAACAAGGGTAGCCTTCAAGAACTGATCGGAGGCCTCAGTGACGGCATCATCCTTTTAGAAGAGGGAGGCCGGATAGCATGGGCCAATGCAGCAGCCTTTGCCATGCATCGAGTGAGTAGCATTGAGGAACTCGGAGGCGACGCAGCAGGATATCGGCGAACGTTCACCCTGCGGTATCGTAACAATCATCTTCTGGAGGCAGGCCAATACCCGATAGAGCGGCTTCTCGCTGGCGAAACAATCGACGATGTGACAGTCGAGATATCGCCGGCAGCCGACCTTGACCTGGTCTGGGTACACACCGTTCGCACGATGTTCATCACCGACGCTGGCGACAAGCCTGACGCACTGGCCCTGATCGTCAAAGACGAGACCTCACGCTTTGAAGCGGAGGAGCGGTTCGAGCGATCGTTCAATGCCAATCCGGCCCCTGGCCTGATCTGCCGGCTCGACGATCAGCGCTTCATTCGTGTCAACGAGGGATTCCTGGAGATGACCGGCTTCACCAAGGACGATGTCATCGGCAGAACCGTCGAGGCGATCGGACTGTTTTCGAACTGCGAAACCGCCGATGATGCCCTTTCGAAACTCAACGATGGCCGGGTGATACGCCATCGCGAGGCCTTGGTGCCTCTGCCTGGCGGTGGCGACCGGCTTGTGATCGTCGCCGGTGAGCCGATTTCCGTGGTCGAAGAACCGTGCATGCTGTTTACCTTCGCCGATCTCGACGCCCGGAGAAAGGCCCAAAACGCACTTCGCCAGAGCGAAGAGCGGTTTTCAAAATCGTTCCGGCTGTCCCCTGCTCCGGCAGCGATTTCACGGCTCGACGACTTCGTATTTACAGAAGCAAACGACGCTTTTCTGCAGATTTCCGGATACCAGCTGACGGAAGTTGTCGGCCGGACTGCCGGCGAGCTTCACCTTTGGCAGGACATCGCCGCCAGACGCGCTTTGGAGCAGAAGCTGCGTGACAATATCTTCGTTCGGGAAGAACCGATGCGGTTGAAACAGAGAGACGGTGATCTTGCAGACTGTCTGGTTTCCGCCGAGCGCGTCGAAATCAATGACGAGCAGTGTGTTGTCTGGGCGCTTCAGGATGTGACAGAACGCCGGCGCAGCGAGGCGCAGCTCGTCGAGGCGATCGAAAGTGTCATGGCCGATACGTCATGGTTTAGCCGTTCGATCGTTGAGCGTCTTGCAACGCTCAAGCAAGGGTCGGCAGCCCCGACGACAGAATTGCTGGAGCTCAGCGAGCGAGAGCGACAAATTCTTGGCCTGATCTGCAACGGCCAGAGCGACGCCGAGATGGGAGAAACGCTCCATCTTTCGAAAAACACCATTCGAAACCACGTCGCTTCGCTCTATGCGAAGATCGGCGTCAACCGCCGAGCTGCTGCGGTGATTTGGGCGCGTGAGCGCGGCTTTACAGCACCCGATCAAAAACATCGGG